One Cytobacillus luteolus genomic window carries:
- a CDS encoding cell wall-binding repeat-containing protein yields MRKLVLLLVLLVAMTLAACSSKEEGSQKNENQATNQKESTENNAQSNDIKKESNVYSTKNVTRLDTENIVDTAVQVSKTIWPATHNENKPGAIILAPSENWQIALASANLIHHPNNGPILFYENGELPQQTVDEINRLAPLGISDGTQIFLVVGNMDTNMEDQLKNYKVEKISGKDAPDFAREIDKKYAEVSGEYPKGVIIVSSEEDAKLYSILAGNWISHMPEPILYVTKDEVPQATKSALELRGEGASIYILGPESIISKDIEKQLQEYGDITRIKGKDPITSSIEFAKFKDEKTGFGWGSTEPGHGFSFVSTGNAEYAIAAAPFAHLGKHAPLIWLENGEVAEETHEFLGELQPTFKDDPTTGPYNHGYLIGSEDFITMKVQGALDIMLEIIPESGDGHGGHGGH; encoded by the coding sequence ATGAGAAAATTAGTACTTCTTTTAGTTCTGTTAGTAGCAATGACTTTAGCAGCTTGTTCATCAAAAGAAGAAGGATCTCAGAAGAATGAAAACCAGGCTACAAATCAGAAAGAATCAACAGAAAATAATGCACAAAGTAACGATATTAAAAAGGAATCAAACGTTTATAGTACGAAAAATGTTACGAGGCTAGACACAGAAAACATAGTCGATACCGCTGTACAAGTTTCTAAAACAATATGGCCAGCTACCCATAACGAAAATAAACCAGGTGCGATCATCCTGGCTCCATCTGAGAATTGGCAAATAGCATTGGCATCAGCCAACCTAATACATCACCCAAATAATGGCCCCATTCTTTTTTATGAAAATGGGGAACTACCACAGCAAACAGTAGATGAAATTAACCGCTTAGCCCCACTTGGAATTAGTGATGGTACACAAATCTTTTTAGTAGTAGGTAATATGGATACTAACATGGAAGACCAGTTAAAGAATTATAAAGTAGAGAAAATCAGTGGAAAAGATGCTCCTGATTTTGCAAGGGAAATCGATAAAAAATATGCAGAGGTTTCAGGAGAGTACCCCAAAGGTGTAATTATTGTCTCTTCAGAAGAAGATGCAAAGTTATATTCAATATTAGCAGGAAACTGGATTAGCCATATGCCAGAACCTATTCTTTATGTTACAAAAGATGAGGTTCCACAAGCCACTAAGAGTGCATTAGAACTTAGGGGAGAAGGAGCTTCAATCTATATCTTAGGACCAGAAAGTATTATTTCAAAGGATATTGAAAAGCAATTACAAGAATATGGTGATATTACTAGAATAAAAGGAAAAGATCCTATTACTTCATCAATTGAATTTGCAAAATTTAAGGATGAGAAAACTGGATTTGGTTGGGGATCAACTGAGCCTGGACATGGTTTCTCATTTGTATCAACTGGAAATGCAGAGTACGCCATTGCAGCAGCACCTTTTGCTCATTTAGGTAAGCATGCTCCGTTAATCTGGCTTGAAAATGGTGAAGTAGCAGAAGAAACTCATGAATTCCTTGGAGAGTTACAACCTACATTTAAAGATGACCCAACAACAGGTCCATACAACCACGGATACCTTATTGGTTCAGAAGATTTTATTACAATGAAGGTACAAGGTGCACTTGATATCATGCTTGAGATTATCCCTGAAAGCGGTGATGGCCATGGAGGCCATGGAGGGCATTAA
- a CDS encoding sensor histidine kinase — MNKISYKLGLLFFSFIILVEVILFYFLYSGLLDSRIEEELAALRARGESHRHVLEQSLDDMTIEHVALMESETDTDVVIMTHEGEVLAKSTELTPAIQSLMQTERGHVPFEGMIVESRWETQSYIASVSPIIINEQLVGHVYMFKDTSSIQKMISKLQHHFMLVGSLLVIFTIITVLFLSQAITQPLIRMKKATERLSKGDFSVSINHTSKDELGELANSIQTLANDLNHLKKERNEFLASISHELRTPLTYVKGYADIARRKGISEEERNKYLHIIYEESEHLSSLVKDLFELAKIDQHSFVIKKEKVSMCEFIKNLTQKIEPALHKKKINLIVTCPTGIYANLDRSRFEQVMINLLDNALKYSSSESTVTLKVKVNDVTNKLTISVEDEGIGIPESEIPLIFNRFHRVEKSRSRESGGTGLGLSIVKEIVEAHGGKVFVDSQYGKGTVITIEIDQF; from the coding sequence ATGAATAAAATTTCGTATAAATTGGGATTGTTGTTTTTTTCTTTTATTATTCTAGTCGAGGTTATCCTTTTTTACTTCTTATACTCGGGATTACTAGATTCTCGTATAGAGGAAGAACTGGCAGCATTAAGAGCAAGAGGAGAAAGTCATCGACACGTTCTGGAGCAAAGTTTAGATGATATGACGATTGAACATGTAGCTTTAATGGAGTCAGAAACGGATACAGACGTAGTGATTATGACACACGAAGGAGAAGTACTTGCGAAATCGACTGAACTAACACCAGCCATTCAATCATTAATGCAAACTGAAAGAGGTCATGTTCCATTTGAAGGAATGATTGTCGAGAGTAGATGGGAAACACAATCTTATATTGCTTCAGTTAGCCCGATCATCATTAATGAACAATTAGTGGGTCATGTTTATATGTTTAAAGATACGTCATCCATTCAAAAAATGATTTCCAAACTCCAACATCATTTCATGTTGGTAGGGAGTCTTCTTGTTATTTTTACAATCATCACGGTCTTATTTCTATCACAAGCCATTACTCAACCATTGATCAGGATGAAAAAAGCGACCGAGAGACTTAGTAAGGGAGATTTTTCAGTTAGTATTAACCATACAAGCAAGGATGAGCTAGGAGAGCTTGCAAACAGCATTCAGACATTAGCAAATGATTTAAATCATTTGAAAAAAGAACGGAATGAATTCCTTGCAAGTATCTCTCATGAGCTTAGGACACCACTTACATATGTTAAGGGTTATGCAGATATTGCTAGAAGAAAGGGAATTAGTGAAGAAGAACGAAATAAATATTTACACATCATCTATGAGGAATCAGAACATCTTTCAAGTCTAGTTAAAGATTTATTTGAGTTAGCAAAAATAGATCAGCATTCGTTCGTAATTAAAAAGGAAAAAGTAAGTATGTGTGAATTTATTAAGAACCTTACACAAAAGATAGAGCCAGCCCTTCATAAAAAGAAGATTAATTTAATAGTAACGTGTCCAACAGGGATATATGCAAACTTAGATCGTTCAAGATTCGAACAAGTCATGATAAATCTATTAGATAATGCACTAAAATACTCAAGTAGTGAGAGTACGGTTACTCTAAAAGTTAAGGTAAATGATGTTACAAATAAACTAACCATTTCTGTAGAAGATGAGGGGATAGGTATCCCTGAATCAGAAATTCCACTTATCTTCAATCGATTTCACCGTGTTGAAAAGTCTAGGTCAAGGGAAAGTGGAGGAACTGGCCTTGGACTATCGATTGTAAAGGAAATAGTTGAAGCGCATGGTGGAAAAGTGTTTGTTGATAGTCAATATGGTAAAGGCACTGTAATAACAATTGAAATAGACCAGTTCTAA
- a CDS encoding nitrite reductase: protein MNNQDKTIKLAVNGGIGFGAKLNAKQLFALAKYIKEDSEIELTTFQQLYIEVLESQGSTVKEEFENVGLSIYPVGPYVKSLRTCGFCKGAEEEGMPVAIELNKRIAGIEVPWPLRPAYTGCPNACGEPLVNDIGVIKRNEGYDLYIGGKASGENARTAFKFKEGLTPDELFETVEKLLEVYKSNAKKREAFWKFINRFGFENIQNAVGA, encoded by the coding sequence ATGAACAACCAAGACAAGACGATAAAGCTTGCAGTAAACGGCGGAATTGGATTTGGAGCAAAATTAAATGCTAAACAGCTATTTGCACTTGCAAAGTATATAAAAGAAGACAGTGAAATTGAGCTAACCACCTTCCAACAACTATATATAGAAGTTTTAGAAAGCCAAGGAAGTACTGTAAAGGAAGAGTTTGAAAATGTAGGGTTATCTATATATCCTGTAGGTCCGTATGTAAAAAGTCTTCGTACATGTGGATTTTGTAAAGGAGCAGAAGAAGAGGGAATGCCTGTTGCAATTGAATTGAATAAGCGAATTGCAGGTATTGAAGTACCATGGCCGCTAAGACCGGCTTACACTGGGTGCCCTAACGCGTGTGGTGAACCATTAGTAAACGACATCGGGGTAATTAAAAGAAATGAAGGGTATGACCTATACATCGGTGGAAAAGCTTCAGGTGAAAATGCTAGAACCGCATTTAAATTCAAAGAGGGTCTTACTCCAGATGAATTATTTGAAACCGTTGAGAAGCTGTTAGAAGTGTACAAAAGCAACGCTAAAAAACGAGAAGCTTTTTGGAAGTTCATTAACCGTTTTGGTTTCGAAAATATTCAGAATGCAGTAGGTGCATAA
- a CDS encoding undecaprenyl-diphosphate phosphatase has protein sequence MDINLIELLKALILGIVEGLTEFAPVSSTGHMVIVDDMWLQSEEFLTKYVANTFKVVIQLGSILAVVVIFRERFIEMLGLRGRKVKGATENKLKLSHVIVGLLPAGVLGLLFEDYIDEYLFTIETVLIGLVIGAVFMIIADRVSGKREVVETVDQITYKQALTIGAIQCLSLWPGFSRSGATISGGVLLGLSHRAAADFTFIMAVPIMVGASGISFIKNIEYFTLDAFPFFIVGFISAFIFALISIRFFLKLINKIKLVPFAIYRIVLAGVIYIVYF, from the coding sequence ATGGATATTAACTTAATTGAATTACTGAAGGCACTCATTCTAGGTATTGTCGAAGGATTAACAGAGTTCGCTCCTGTTTCTTCAACAGGCCATATGGTCATAGTTGATGACATGTGGCTTCAGTCTGAGGAATTCTTAACTAAATATGTAGCCAATACCTTTAAGGTTGTAATCCAATTAGGCTCTATTTTAGCAGTTGTTGTCATCTTTAGGGAACGTTTTATTGAAATGTTAGGGTTACGAGGGCGAAAAGTTAAGGGAGCAACCGAAAATAAGCTCAAATTATCTCATGTAATTGTAGGTCTACTACCAGCTGGTGTGTTAGGTTTACTTTTCGAAGATTATATTGATGAATATTTATTTACAATAGAAACCGTTTTAATTGGTTTGGTCATTGGTGCAGTATTTATGATTATTGCTGACCGAGTAAGTGGAAAAAGAGAGGTTGTTGAAACGGTCGATCAGATTACTTACAAGCAAGCATTAACGATTGGTGCAATTCAATGTTTATCACTATGGCCAGGCTTTTCAAGATCTGGAGCAACGATATCCGGTGGTGTTCTCTTAGGACTTAGTCATCGTGCAGCAGCAGATTTCACATTTATTATGGCGGTTCCAATCATGGTTGGAGCAAGTGGAATTTCTTTTATCAAAAATATTGAGTACTTTACATTAGATGCTTTCCCATTTTTTATTGTAGGCTTTATCAGTGCGTTTATTTTTGCACTTATTTCAATCCGCTTCTTTTTAAAACTAATTAATAAGATTAAGTTAGTTCCCTTTGCAATATATCGAATTGTATTAGCTGGAGTTATCTATATTGTGTATTTTTAA
- a CDS encoding MGDG synthase family glycosyltransferase, which yields MKKVLFFPLLRMPSGHHQVADTVAEYLEKYEGDIECKKIDLLSEWNPLVESIVTKTYLEWIHYMPETYAWVYKQMACKANTNRSYKYYEFLFLKKMKRILEEENPDLIICTHGFPSYILNQLKNKNECDIPVINVYTDFFINDVWGKRNIDYHFVPTEDAKIELIKKYKLSEASVSVTGIPVSRQFYQVKKNPEKKSHKIRVLVSGGSVGLGNIFQLLTQTRKDDIEYFVLCGKNKNLYQKIANLNCNNIHPLSYISSREKMNELYDKVDAVITKPGGVTISEALKKELPIFIHSALPGQEEINLKLLAELKLVQLLEADQLIEDQLINYFNNPELVSGFNHALQEYLIEVSSGHPVKISSFIHSLMNSTNTSLNRRCVL from the coding sequence ATGAAAAAGGTTTTGTTTTTCCCTTTGCTAAGAATGCCATCAGGTCATCATCAGGTTGCTGATACAGTTGCTGAATACTTGGAAAAGTACGAAGGGGATATTGAGTGTAAAAAGATTGATTTGCTGAGTGAATGGAACCCACTTGTCGAAAGCATCGTGACTAAAACATACCTTGAGTGGATTCATTATATGCCTGAAACATATGCTTGGGTTTATAAGCAAATGGCATGTAAAGCTAATACAAACCGATCTTATAAGTACTATGAATTCTTATTTTTAAAAAAGATGAAAAGAATACTTGAAGAAGAGAATCCAGATCTCATCATTTGTACTCACGGTTTTCCTTCATATATTTTAAATCAGCTTAAAAATAAAAATGAATGTGACATCCCAGTTATTAATGTTTATACTGATTTTTTCATCAATGACGTTTGGGGGAAAAGGAATATTGACTACCATTTCGTCCCAACTGAAGATGCTAAGATAGAGCTAATAAAGAAGTATAAATTGTCAGAAGCAAGTGTTTCCGTTACAGGTATACCTGTTAGTAGACAGTTTTATCAAGTAAAAAAAAATCCTGAGAAGAAAAGCCATAAAATAAGAGTACTCGTATCAGGCGGAAGTGTTGGTTTGGGGAACATTTTTCAATTGCTAACGCAAACGAGGAAGGATGATATTGAATATTTCGTTCTTTGTGGAAAAAATAAGAATCTATATCAAAAAATCGCAAATCTTAATTGTAATAACATTCATCCTTTATCCTATATTTCATCACGTGAAAAAATGAATGAATTATATGACAAGGTTGATGCAGTCATTACAAAACCTGGTGGGGTGACAATTAGTGAAGCCCTTAAAAAGGAACTTCCGATTTTTATTCATTCGGCTCTCCCAGGTCAAGAGGAAATCAACTTAAAGTTACTTGCCGAGCTAAAGCTAGTACAACTACTTGAGGCAGATCAACTAATTGAAGATCAGTTAATCAACTATTTCAATAATCCGGAATTAGTAAGTGGGTTTAATCATGCTTTACAAGAATATTTAATCGAAGTAAGTTCAGGTCATCCGGTAAAAATCTCGAGCTTTATTCACTCATTAATGAATTCAACAAATACATCACTAAATCGAAGGTGTGTCCTTTAA